The window TTAGATAAGATGCTGTTCCGCTGATCATATGGAATTTCAGATAATCTTTAATCACAGGAAGATTCTGTGCATTGACCAGTTTATCGAAATTTTTATAGTAATTCAATTCTCCGATAATTACTTTATCTGTATTTACCCCAACTTTTTTAAGATAAGCAGGAATATCAACTCCTTTTACCAAAGCTGAAAGTTCAGCCATAGTCTTAGGGTTATACTGAAGAGTATTATCACGGCTTTGCTCATTAGTTAAAAGCGTTTGTGCAATACTTCTTTCATAGTTTACAATCCCTTTTGCTGCTTCATCAGCATTTTTATATCCTAATTCTTTCAGCATGGAAGCTACATATTTCTGATATTCAGCAATAGCTTCTGTATTTTTTTCATTTACTTTCTGGTAATAGTCTCTTCCTAATCCAAGAGAAGCATCTCCTAAGTAAACAGCATTCATATTAGAATCCTTCAAGTCAGCATATACTCCCCATCCGTAGAAAATATTTTCACCTTCTCTTGTTACAGAAATAAGATAGTTCTGAAGGTCAGCCATATTTTTGATCGCATCAATTTTATTCAGGTTTTCCTGAATAGGCTTAATTCCGTCAGCATTTCTCTTCTGCATATTCATATAAGATGCATATAGATCCTGGATTTTTTTACCTTCACTTCCGTCTGTAAACTTATCTTTCAAAAGAGAGTTCAGGATAGTCATGGAATTGTTATCCGTATCCTCAGCCAATTTATTAAAGCTTCCCCAAGTTGCTTTATCAGATGGAATTTTTGCTGTTTTCATCCATGTTCCACTCACATAATTATAAAAATCATCCTGTGGGCGTACTGAAGTATCCATTAAGCTAAGGTCTAAACCTTTATCTGTATTGTTTACTGCTACTTTAGCAGCTGTGCCTTGTGCACTCATCGTGTTTTGAGAGCAGATCCCTGCTATTAGAAACAAAGAAAGCGTTAGTTTTTTCATTATGATAACAATTTATACAATATGTATGATTTATTTCTTATTTGTTACTTTTTTGTGAAACAAATTTAAACAAATACAATCAGATCAAGATAAGAATTTATAAATTGGATAGGCCTGAAGCTAGATGTTGGAAGCTGGAAGTTATAAAAGCCATAAAGAATAACTACTCTATTTCTTTATCTTCTTTCAAGTAGTTTAGAGCAACATTCAGTAATATTACAACTAAAAGTAACTCCTAACTTCCAGCTTCCAACCTCTATCCTCCAGCTCCTATCTTCCAGCTTCCAACCTTTTAAGTCGTTGCGATCTCTTTTACATTTCCTGTACGTTTCAGGAAGCCCCACGACTGCATTTCGCCTTTCAATGCTTTTCTTAAACTTTTAAATAATACGATATACATCAGCCATCTATACCCGAATCTTTGCGGAATGATATAGAGCAGATTCACTAGTTTTTCCCGCTGCATAATAAATGCTATTAAGGCAAGGGATGCGTCCACCAAAAGAAAGATCAGATAATAACTGAATATCTTGCCCCCGTTTCCTGATAAAATCCCCAAGAACATGATTACATCTGCCAATGGTGAGAAAAATGGAATGATATATTGGAACAGCAAAATATTCGGCATTGCCCAAAGTCCCAATCCTTTATATTTAGGATTAAGGAAAGTCTGTCTTTGTTTCCAGAACATCTGCATGATTCCGTAGGTCCAGCGGAAACGCTGTTTAAGGAACTGTTTTACCGTTTCTGGGGCTTCCGTTACAGCAACAGCTCTGTTTTCATTGGCAACAGTATATCCGGCTTTTAAAATTTTCACGGTAATATCACAATCTTCAGCCAGTGTATCAGAAGAATACCCTCCCGCTTCAAGAATCACAGATCTCTTAAACGCTCCAATAGCTCCAGGAATAACAGTAATTGCATTAATGTTTGCATACGCCAGTCTGTCAAAATTCTGGCTTGTGGTGTATTCTATTGCCTGCCATTTGGTCAGCCAGTTTACGGTATTCCCTACTTTTACATTCCCTGCTACTGCGGCTATTTTTTCTTCAGAGCCGGCATTCAGGAATCTTGCGATCAGATATTTCACAGCGTCCTGCTGCAGTTTGGTGTCTGCATCTATACAAACTACATATTCAGCATCCGTCTGTGATATTCCAAAGTTTAAGGCTGTAGCTTTTCCACCATTCGTTTTGGTGAATATTTCTAATTTCGGATGATCCGGAAATGCTTCTTTAGCTTTTTCATACGTTGAATCTTTACTTCCATCGTCTACCATGATGATGTTAAAGTTCGGATAGGTTTGCTTTAAAAGGTTATTCAAAGAAGAAACAATATTCACTTCTTCGTTATAAGCTGGTACAATGATAGAAACCTTTGGATAAGATTCAAGGATTGGAAGTTCACTCAGCTTTTTCTCTTTTTTTCTTTCTTTAAAAGCCCAGTAAGCCATTAATAATAATCTTATCAACCCCAACACAATGAAGATAGTAAACAAGGCAACCAAAAAGTGGCTCACTCCATAGATGATGGTTGCCAGCACCAGATTAAGCTGCATGATATAATAAGCTTTGGTTTTAGGAACTTCAGGCATCAGCTCGCTTTTGCTCTTGTGTAGAATACTGGTAAGATTGGTAAAATGATAGCCTTGTTTTTGAAGGCTTGGAATCAAAATCTTCAACGCTTTTACGGTTTCTTCCCTTGTATCTCCACCAGCATCATGAAGCAATATGATATTCCCTCTCTGCTGCTTAATCCCAGCCATTACCCGTTTTACAATTTCATCTGCTTTTATTCCTGGCTGCCAGTCTTCAGGGTCAATATTTTCTCCGATATCCAGGTAATTTTGCTGTCTTGCCAATGCTACCGGAATAATCTCTTCTGAAGTGGTGGGCTCAGAGTCTGCGTTATAAGGAGCACGGAAAAGAATTGTACTGTGTCCTGTTATACATTCTATCAGCAGTCTGGTCAGTTTCATTTCAAGTAAAGCTCTTTCCGGACTTACTTTCGCTACATTTTCGTGGGTAAAGGTGTGATTTCCTATTTCGTGACCTTCACGATAGATTCTTTTAACCAGCGGAAGGTTCTTTTCTGCATTTAACCCTACCAAAAAGAAGGCGGCCGGAACATGGTATTTGGACAATATATCTAATACCTGAGGAGTATAAGTTTCATCCGGTCCGTCATCAAATGTCAATACTAATTCTTTCTGCGGGGCACTTCCATATTTTTTCACTTCGTAAGAACTTGGATAGGTAATATAGTTCTCATCAGTAATGATTTTCTCTTTCGGATCTACCTCCACAGCGATTTTTCCATCATGAGGGGTATTCAAAACATCCAACACTTCACCATCTCCAATGTAATCTACCATGGTCTGTCCTTTTACATTTTCCAGCGTTTTCAAATTCAACTTAGAAAGCCCTGCAAATGTAAGATCCTTATCATAGTAATTCCAGACTCTGCTGTCCTCACTCCCTAATCTCCACAATGCTGTTCCTGCCAACGGATATTCCGATGCAAAACGCATGGTATTAAAAATAGACGCTGCATCATTGAAAAATACGGTATGGGTATTATTTTTGGAATCTGTATAAGAGTAATTCAGGTTAAAGGTATTATCATTAAAATCTATAACCGCTTTACTGGCACTTGCTTTGGTGATCGCCTGCATGTACGTTACGGAAGTATTGTCATCTTTGTTGGAACTCCAGTCATATCCATACGCTCCCAGTCCAAGAATAATTTTGTGAGGAGAAGTTTGTTTAACAATTTTACCTGTCTGAGCTTCGATCCATTTCTGTGAAGAGACAGGCCCGGCATCACTTCCCGCTGAATATTCATCATAGGCCATCAACACAAAATAGTCTACATACGGATCTAGTCTAGGGATATTGTAATCATCATTATCCGTCATAATATCCATTGTTACAAGTAATTGATTCTGTTTGAATGTCTCTGAAAGCTCTTTCATGAAGGCAATCAGATTTTCATCAGAATTAAGGTTCATATCTTCAAAGTCAATATTAATACCTTTGAAATGATATTTGAGACACTGCTGGGTAAGCTTTTGGATAAGAGCAGTTCTTTTCTTTGGATCATTCAAAACTTTCCCCAGTCCCTCGGCACGGAATTCCTGATTAGAATTATTGCTCAGAATAGGCATAGCTGCCACTCCTGTTCTTTTGATGATTTTATATCCTTCGGGGTCAACATTGGTCTTCAAGTCTCCTGTTTTAGGATCAAGAAAAAACCATTCAGGAAACACAAGATTGACATGTCTGATGTTTCGTTTTAAAGACATCAGAGACTGCGGATCCCATGCTACATAGAATGCGGAACGAATTCCCCCAGGAAACTGAGCCCAGTTTCTATTTTGATTTTTATATCGTTCTGCTCTTGCTTTTTGAATCTTGGCAAGATTGGTATGAATGTTTTTTTCAGAGATAAAGCTTCTGAAACCTTTATATTCTTTAGAAATTTTATTCTCCTGAAGGTAAGGTTTATTGGCCGTAATAACAGCTTTATAATCTTCTTTGAAAGGAATTTTTGGACTTCTGTCCAGGGTCATCATCAGGCCTAACGCTAACAGAAGGAGCGCCGCAACGAAAATAAAGATACGGCTGCCCCATTGTACGCTTTTCCAACGTTTCTTGTTGTTGGTCTGAAAAATCTGTTTGGAATTTTCCACGATTTTAAAATTTTAATGAATGATTCTCAAAAAGTGTGAAAAACCCTTTGAAAATTCATTAAAAAAAAATTAAAAAATCAGTCTTATGTTTATTGATTTATTAAAAGTCCTACAAGGTCCTGAATCACCTTTTGTGAAACAAAATTCATAAAATCAACTCTTTCCAGATGAGGCATATATAATTTTGAGGTAACTTCCTGGTTATTGATCCGTATTGTATAAAAAACCGTTCCTATATCTTTGCCATCTTCTCCTTTTCCCGGGCCCGCCACTCCGGTAGTAGAAAGGGAAATATGAGTATCAAACAATTCCTGGCATCCTTTTGCCATTTCCTGTGCCACCTGCTCACTAACTACGGTAAACTGATCTACCGTTTCTCTGGAAACATTTAAAATTTTTATTTTTTTCTCCGTAGCATAGGCAACCATTCCACCCAAAAAGTATCTTGAACTTCCGCCAACTGAAGTAATCATTTTCGCCAATTCTCCTCCGGTACAACTTTCCGCTGTTGAAATAGTAAGTTTTCTCTCAGTAAGAATTTCTGCCAGGATATTTTCAATTTTATCTTCAGATGTAGCAATTACATTTTCTTTTATAAGCGGAAGTAATTTTTGAATTTCATCTTCTGTCTGTTGTTTTAATGCTTCTTCATTTTCTCCGGATGCTGTTAATCTCAATTTAACCCGGGTTCCCACCGGAAGATAGGACAACGAAATATTTTCAGGAAGAGCAAGCTCCCAGTCTTCAATAGTATCAGCAAGAATACTCTCCGGAATTCCTACCACAGAAACAATTCTTGAATGGATATAATTAAGATTGAATTTTTCCTGTAAATAAGGAATAATCTGATCTTTAATCAATGGTTTTACCTCATAAGGAACGCCTGGTAAACTGTAACTCAGCTTTCCGTTCAGTTCCATCATCATGCATGGTGCTGTACCAAAATGGTTTTGAAAAACAATAGATTTTGTAGGAACAAAGGCCTGTTCTTTATTTCTTTCCAGGATATCTGTCCGTCCGCGTCTTTCCATATATCCTTTAAGATGATTAAAAGTGACTTCATCAAGGGCAATTTCATCGTTGAAAAACTCAGCTAATGCTTTTTTGGTTTTATCATCTCTTGTAGGTCCCAGACCTCCGGTGGTAACAACCAGATCTCCCAGTTCAAAAGCTGTACTTAATGTATTTTTAATCGTTTCAATTTCGTCTGAAATCGTAAAGATCTGTACAACCTTTATTCCGATATTCTTTAGTTCAGTGGCAATAAAATTGGAGTTTGTATCTATTGTATTTCCAGAAAGGATTTCGTCACCAATAGTGATGAGGACTGCTTTTTCCATATATAAGATTCTTGAAAAAAAATTCTCCTGCAAATGACGGAAAAATATGTGGCTGCGACAATATAAATTGATTTTTTCTATTTTTGACGGAAATTAGTTAAAGTTATGTCTAAATATGATGATGCCTCATGGCATTATGGTGGTGATTTTCCTGAAGGACTTCCTCAGAAAAACGGAGCCACACACACTGGTATGTTCCTGAATTGGTGCATCCATAATGATCTGATCTCTGATGAACTGAAGGAAGATAATGAAGAAGAAATTGAAAAAGTAAAACGAAGAGAAATTACGGGTGCTGAATTTATCATGGATTCTTGTGACGGAAAATTCTCGGAATATGATCTGAATGATCTTGGAAACAGCTTTGCAAAAGATTATTACGCAGATGATACCGATTTTGGAAACAGATACAGTTCTTTTGCAGATGATTACGTAAATCTTTTTGATACCAAGGCAGAAGAAAACGATTATGAATATGAAACCTTCTATCACATTGAAGATACTTATGAAAATTATGATCTGATGAAGCAGGTCATTGATTATCGTTTTGAAGAATGGAAGGAATATATTAAAGGATAAAATATAAAGTGCATATTTAATTATTATATTCTGTCATCCTGAATGTAATGGATTGAAATGAAGAATCTAAGTCATACATGTGATTCTTCTTCGTCAGAAATCCAAGATTCGACGTAGTCAATGACATTGATAATGACTATATATTTCTAAAAATAAAAGGCAAATCTGCAATAGTATGATTTGCCTTTCTACTTTTCTATTGATTATGGTTTACCCAGATCAACTCATCCGTATTATAGCCAATCTTTCTGGCTTTTTCAATGAAACGTTGTCTGATGCTTTCCGGGATGGTAGTGGTTCTGGAGAGGATCCACAGATATTTTAGGCTGCTTCCTGCTACCAGAGCATATTGATAATCTTCATCAATGTCAATGACATTATAACCGGCCCATATGGGTTTAAAAAAGATACTTTAAGCCGGGCTTCAGTGGAATCTTTAACAAATTTAGCTTCCCCAATAGACTCATTCCATACTTTTTTGATATAATCATACCCTTTATTTCTAACCTGAATACTCCCATTAGGATTTTCTGAATATTCTGCAGTGACGTTATTCATGTTTTTCTCAAATCTATAATCAAAACGGGCAATTTCGTACCATCTTCCGAGATATTTTTTAACATCAAAATTCTTTACTGCCACCGCTCCCCTCGGAATTCCTACAGAATATGAATGAAAAGCAATATAGGCTAAAGCTCCCAATGAAACGGGAAGAATTATTTTGTGAAAGGTTTTCATAACAGAAATATTTTGTGTGATTCTGATAAAAACGTCAAAAATAGTGCCTTTGGGTTGTTAAGGAACGATAAATTCTAGGAAAAGACCTTCAGAAAATTATCTTTAAAGCTTCCTGAAACCTCAATTTCAGTATCGTCAGCCAGCATCACTGTTCCGCTTTTATGGTAAGATTTAACGAAAGATGTATTGATGATATGAGAACGGTGAACTCTTACAAAAGGATTTTCCAAAAGATCATCAAAATGTTTCAAAAATCGGCATACCATTTTTTTTGAACCATCCGTAAGATACACCTGAGTAAAGTTTCCGTCTGCCTGAAGTCTTACAATATCCTCTGTTTTCACCACATCA of the Chryseobacterium capnotolerans genome contains:
- a CDS encoding polysaccharide deacetylase family protein, translating into MENSKQIFQTNNKKRWKSVQWGSRIFIFVAALLLLALGLMMTLDRSPKIPFKEDYKAVITANKPYLQENKISKEYKGFRSFISEKNIHTNLAKIQKARAERYKNQNRNWAQFPGGIRSAFYVAWDPQSLMSLKRNIRHVNLVFPEWFFLDPKTGDLKTNVDPEGYKIIKRTGVAAMPILSNNSNQEFRAEGLGKVLNDPKKRTALIQKLTQQCLKYHFKGINIDFEDMNLNSDENLIAFMKELSETFKQNQLLVTMDIMTDNDDYNIPRLDPYVDYFVLMAYDEYSAGSDAGPVSSQKWIEAQTGKIVKQTSPHKIILGLGAYGYDWSSNKDDNTSVTYMQAITKASASKAVIDFNDNTFNLNYSYTDSKNNTHTVFFNDAASIFNTMRFASEYPLAGTALWRLGSEDSRVWNYYDKDLTFAGLSKLNLKTLENVKGQTMVDYIGDGEVLDVLNTPHDGKIAVEVDPKEKIITDENYITYPSSYEVKKYGSAPQKELVLTFDDGPDETYTPQVLDILSKYHVPAAFFLVGLNAEKNLPLVKRIYREGHEIGNHTFTHENVAKVSPERALLEMKLTRLLIECITGHSTILFRAPYNADSEPTTSEEIIPVALARQQNYLDIGENIDPEDWQPGIKADEIVKRVMAGIKQQRGNIILLHDAGGDTREETVKALKILIPSLQKQGYHFTNLTSILHKSKSELMPEVPKTKAYYIMQLNLVLATIIYGVSHFLVALFTIFIVLGLIRLLLMAYWAFKERKKEKKLSELPILESYPKVSIIVPAYNEEVNIVSSLNNLLKQTYPNFNIIMVDDGSKDSTYEKAKEAFPDHPKLEIFTKTNGGKATALNFGISQTDAEYVVCIDADTKLQQDAVKYLIARFLNAGSEEKIAAVAGNVKVGNTVNWLTKWQAIEYTTSQNFDRLAYANINAITVIPGAIGAFKRSVILEAGGYSSDTLAEDCDITVKILKAGYTVANENRAVAVTEAPETVKQFLKQRFRWTYGIMQMFWKQRQTFLNPKYKGLGLWAMPNILLFQYIIPFFSPLADVIMFLGILSGNGGKIFSYYLIFLLVDASLALIAFIMQREKLVNLLYIIPQRFGYRWLMYIVLFKSLRKALKGEMQSWGFLKRTGNVKEIATT
- a CDS encoding CinA family nicotinamide mononucleotide deamidase-related protein is translated as MEKAVLITIGDEILSGNTIDTNSNFIATELKNIGIKVVQIFTISDEIETIKNTLSTAFELGDLVVTTGGLGPTRDDKTKKALAEFFNDEIALDEVTFNHLKGYMERRGRTDILERNKEQAFVPTKSIVFQNHFGTAPCMMMELNGKLSYSLPGVPYEVKPLIKDQIIPYLQEKFNLNYIHSRIVSVVGIPESILADTIEDWELALPENISLSYLPVGTRVKLRLTASGENEEALKQQTEDEIQKLLPLIKENVIATSEDKIENILAEILTERKLTISTAESCTGGELAKMITSVGGSSRYFLGGMVAYATEKKIKILNVSRETVDQFTVVSEQVAQEMAKGCQELFDTHISLSTTGVAGPGKGEDGKDIGTVFYTIRINNQEVTSKLYMPHLERVDFMNFVSQKVIQDLVGLLINQ